In Deinococcus proteolyticus MRP, a single genomic region encodes these proteins:
- a CDS encoding saccharopine dehydrogenase family protein, with product MSKVIIIGAGGVANVTAKKCAQNDEVFSEVLIATRTVSKADKIVAEIKEHMPNSKTKFSTATVDADNVPALVELIKGFGPEMVINLALPYQDLTIMDACLETGVHYLDTANYEPKDVAKFEYSWQWAYQDRFKEKGLMALLGCGFDPGATQAMTAYHAKHHFKEMQYLDIVDCNNGNHGKAFATNFNPEINIREITANGRYFENGEWVETQPLEISQDIYYPNVATRKSYVLYHEELESIVKHFPSIKRARFWMTFGEAYIKHLNVLEGIGMTSIEPIDFRGQQIAPIEFLKAVLPAPESLAAGYTGQTCIGVQVKGVGKDGEEKVHFIYNVKDHAECYREVQAQGVSYTTGVPAMIGAMLMLKGEWMQPGVWNVEQLDPDPFFDAMNKWGLPLSELSGVELVKD from the coding sequence ATGAGCAAAGTCATCATCATCGGAGCCGGCGGCGTCGCCAATGTCACCGCCAAGAAGTGTGCCCAGAACGACGAAGTGTTCAGCGAGGTGCTGATCGCCACCCGCACCGTCAGCAAGGCCGACAAGATCGTGGCCGAAATCAAGGAGCACATGCCGAACAGCAAGACCAAATTCAGCACCGCGACGGTGGACGCCGATAACGTGCCCGCGCTGGTCGAACTGATTAAGGGCTTCGGTCCCGAAATGGTCATCAACCTCGCGCTGCCCTACCAGGACCTCACCATCATGGACGCTTGCTTGGAGACTGGCGTGCACTACCTCGACACCGCCAACTACGAACCCAAGGACGTGGCGAAGTTCGAGTACTCCTGGCAGTGGGCTTACCAAGACCGCTTCAAGGAAAAGGGCCTGATGGCACTGCTGGGCTGCGGTTTCGACCCCGGAGCGACCCAGGCGATGACCGCCTACCACGCCAAGCACCACTTCAAAGAAATGCAGTACCTCGACATCGTGGACTGCAACAACGGCAACCACGGCAAGGCGTTCGCCACCAACTTCAACCCCGAAATCAACATCCGCGAAATCACCGCCAATGGGCGTTACTTCGAGAACGGGGAGTGGGTCGAAACCCAGCCGCTCGAAATCTCGCAGGACATCTACTACCCCAATGTGGCGACCCGCAAGAGCTACGTGCTGTACCACGAGGAACTTGAGTCCATCGTCAAGCACTTCCCCAGCATCAAGCGCGCCCGCTTCTGGATGACCTTCGGCGAAGCGTACATCAAGCACCTGAATGTGCTCGAAGGCATTGGCATGACCTCCATCGAGCCGATTGACTTCCGTGGGCAGCAAATCGCGCCCATCGAGTTCCTGAAAGCCGTGCTGCCCGCCCCCGAATCGCTCGCGGCGGGCTACACCGGCCAAACCTGCATCGGTGTGCAGGTCAAGGGCGTCGGCAAGGACGGCGAGGAGAAGGTGCACTTCATCTACAACGTCAAGGACCACGCCGAGTGCTACCGCGAAGTGCAGGCGCAGGGCGTGAGCTACACCACCGGCGTGCCTGCCATGATCGGCGCGATGCTGATGCTGAAGGGCGAGTGGATGCAGCCCGGCGTCTGGAACGTGGAGCAACTCGACCCCGACCCCTTCTTCGACGCGATGAACAAATGGGGCCTGCCGCTGAGCGAACTGAGCGGCGTGGAGCTGGTGAAGGACTGA
- a CDS encoding aminotransferase class I/II-fold pyridoxal phosphate-dependent enzyme — translation MTTPSNPQADALTSAQNAYKALREKKLHLNMQRGQPSDQDFGLSNRLIGALNENDFQMDGTDLRNYPGGIRGLPSARALAADYLDLKDENVIVWNNSSLELQGLVLMFALLHGLPGGRPWGSDRNKMIVTVPGYDRHFSLLEHLSFELVTVPMQKDGPDIDAVERLAQDPSVRGIVFVPTYSNPTGDSISPEKAARLAGVQAAAADFTIFADDAYRAHHLYAEDRDQPVNLVALCRDAGYPNRAFVYASTSKITFAGAGLGFVGSSEDNIAWLERHLNAQSIGPNKFEQARHVRFLGDYPGGLEGLMAEHARLIAPKFTAVNDILTRELGTTGEYATWTTPRGGYFISLDTAEPVAARVIELAQEAGISLTPAGSTFPKGQDNGRNIRLAPTRPPLDEVLEAMQGVAVCIRLATEEYRRK, via the coding sequence ATGACCACGCCTAGCAACCCACAGGCTGACGCACTGACCAGCGCCCAGAACGCCTACAAAGCCCTCCGGGAAAAGAAGCTGCACCTGAATATGCAGCGTGGGCAGCCCAGCGACCAGGACTTCGGGCTGTCGAACCGCCTGATTGGAGCGCTCAACGAGAACGATTTCCAGATGGACGGCACCGACCTGCGCAACTACCCCGGCGGCATCCGGGGACTGCCCTCGGCGCGGGCGCTGGCGGCGGACTACCTGGACCTCAAGGACGAGAACGTCATCGTCTGGAACAACTCCAGCCTGGAGTTGCAGGGGCTGGTGCTGATGTTCGCGCTGCTGCACGGCCTGCCTGGGGGCCGGCCGTGGGGCAGCGACCGGAACAAGATGATTGTGACCGTGCCCGGCTACGACCGGCACTTCAGCCTGCTGGAGCACCTGAGCTTTGAGCTGGTGACCGTACCGATGCAGAAAGACGGCCCCGACATAGACGCTGTAGAGCGGTTGGCGCAGGACCCCAGCGTGCGCGGCATCGTGTTCGTGCCCACCTATTCCAACCCCACCGGCGACTCCATCAGCCCTGAAAAGGCGGCGCGGCTGGCCGGAGTGCAGGCAGCCGCAGCCGATTTCACCATCTTTGCCGACGACGCCTACCGGGCACACCACCTGTACGCTGAAGACCGTGACCAGCCGGTCAATCTGGTCGCACTGTGCCGCGACGCCGGGTATCCCAACCGGGCCTTCGTGTACGCTTCGACCTCCAAAATCACCTTTGCGGGCGCGGGCCTGGGCTTTGTAGGCAGCAGCGAGGACAACATCGCCTGGCTGGAACGACACCTGAACGCCCAGAGCATCGGCCCCAACAAGTTCGAACAGGCCCGGCACGTGCGTTTCCTGGGCGATTACCCCGGCGGTCTGGAAGGGCTGATGGCCGAGCACGCCCGGCTGATTGCGCCCAAGTTCACGGCGGTCAACGACATCCTGACCCGCGAACTGGGCACCACAGGCGAGTACGCCACCTGGACCACTCCCAGGGGCGGCTACTTCATCAGCCTGGATACGGCCGAGCCGGTCGCGGCCCGCGTGATTGAGCTGGCACAGGAAGCCGGAATCAGCCTGACGCCGGCAGGCAGCACCTTTCCCAAGGGGCAGGACAACGGCCGCAACATCCGCCTGGCCCCCACCCGTCCCCCGCTGGACGAGGTCCTGGAGGCGATGCAGGGAGTGGCCGTGTGCATCCGGCTGGCGACCGAGGAATACCGCCGGAAGTAG